One region of Flavobacteriales bacterium genomic DNA includes:
- a CDS encoding M15 family metallopeptidase — protein MPEGFVYLDELAPSIEEELRYAGSDNFVGAPVDGYNGRRVIVTRPAAEALRSVQERIGPQGLGIKVFDAYRPQRAVDHFMRWTQDIGDTLTKAKYYPNLRKDSLVPQGYIWKRSGHSRGSTVDLTLIYLEGPRAGEEVDMGTGWDYFGPESWPSYRGVSDSAFAMRHLLRKAMIAEGFSPLREEWWHFTLEDELFPETYFNFTIH, from the coding sequence TTGCCCGAGGGCTTCGTTTATTTGGACGAACTAGCTCCGTCGATAGAGGAAGAATTGCGCTATGCCGGCTCCGACAACTTCGTCGGCGCGCCTGTCGATGGCTACAATGGTCGGCGAGTGATTGTGACCCGCCCGGCTGCGGAGGCCTTGCGGAGCGTTCAGGAACGCATCGGCCCGCAGGGCCTGGGAATAAAAGTCTTCGACGCCTATCGCCCCCAACGCGCGGTGGACCATTTTATGCGCTGGACGCAGGATATTGGGGATACACTGACCAAGGCTAAATACTATCCGAATTTGCGAAAAGATTCGCTGGTACCGCAAGGTTATATATGGAAACGCAGCGGGCATTCGCGGGGCAGTACCGTGGATTTGACGTTGATCTACCTCGAAGGGCCGAGAGCCGGCGAAGAGGTGGACATGGGCACTGGATGGGATTATTTTGGACCGGAATCGTGGCCATCGTATCGTGGCGTTTCGGATAGCGCATTCGCGATGCGGCACCTTCTGCGCAAGGCTATGATAGCCGAAGGGTTTTCTCCCTTGCGGGAGGAATGGTGGCATTTTACCTTGGAGGATGAGCTCTTTCCCGAAACGTACTTCAATTTCACCATCCACTAA
- a CDS encoding YceI family protein: protein MKRLLLLLSAVILTTTSFAQGKYLTRAGEIYFKSNGEIDDGVEATNNQVACVLDGSNGEVAFQVLIKAFSFKKALMEEHFNENYMESDQFPKSMFSGRIDDFGSINLSKPGKHEVTVSGKLTIHGVTNGVSQAGTLEVNQDGSIRMTTHMLISCADYDISIPAVVADKIAKEIDVDINVLLKAV from the coding sequence ATGAAACGTTTACTCCTTTTACTTTCGGCCGTTATATTGACTACGACGAGTTTTGCCCAAGGCAAGTACCTCACGCGAGCCGGAGAGATCTATTTTAAATCGAATGGCGAGATCGACGACGGAGTCGAAGCAACCAACAACCAGGTGGCATGTGTGCTCGATGGTTCCAATGGAGAGGTAGCCTTTCAGGTGCTCATCAAGGCCTTCAGCTTTAAAAAGGCGTTGATGGAAGAACATTTTAACGAGAATTACATGGAGTCGGATCAGTTTCCGAAGTCGATGTTTTCGGGTCGTATTGATGATTTCGGATCCATTAACCTAAGCAAACCCGGTAAACACGAGGTAACCGTGAGCGGAAAGCTCACCATCCACGGTGTAACGAATGGGGTGAGTCAAGCCGGTACCTTAGAGGTCAACCAAGACGGGAGCATACGCATGACGACCCATATGCTGATCTCTTGCGCCGACTACGACATTTCGATTCCGGCCGTAGTTGCCGATAAGATCGCCAAAGAGATCGATGTCGACATCAACGTCTTGTTAAAGGCGGTTTAA